The Candidatus Nomurabacteria bacterium genome includes a region encoding these proteins:
- the rfbB gene encoding dTDP-glucose 4,6-dehydratase, which produces MAKLLVTGGAGFIGANFVHFTLNNRPEHQVTVIDKLTYAGNPDNVESILDKIEFITGDICDKDLMDDLVAKNDIVVHFAAESHNDNSLRDPWPFINTNIVGTYTILEAVRKHNKRLHHISTDEVYGDLELNDSAKFTETTPYNASSPYSSSKASSDLLVKAWVRSFGLQATISNCSNNYGPMQHIEKMIPRQITNILSDIKPKLYGTGEQVRDWIHVDDHNAAVHTILEKGKLGELYLIGANGEQNNKTIFEMLLELMGKPKDWYDHVNDRPGHDQRYAIDSTKLQAELGWEPKYTNLKEGLQATIDWYTNNKPWWQAEKAKVEAAYAQKGQ; this is translated from the coding sequence ATGGCAAAACTACTTGTTACAGGTGGTGCGGGGTTTATTGGGGCAAACTTCGTGCATTTCACCCTAAATAATCGCCCCGAACATCAAGTAACCGTAATAGATAAACTCACCTATGCTGGCAATCCAGATAATGTAGAATCTATCTTAGATAAAATAGAGTTTATAACTGGTGATATCTGCGATAAAGACCTAATGGATGATTTAGTCGCAAAGAACGATATTGTGGTACATTTTGCCGCAGAATCACATAACGATAATAGCCTGCGTGACCCTTGGCCATTTATAAACACGAACATCGTTGGTACCTATACGATTTTAGAAGCCGTGCGCAAGCACAATAAACGCCTGCATCACATCTCCACTGATGAAGTATATGGCGATCTAGAGCTAAACGACTCAGCTAAGTTTACAGAAACCACTCCTTACAACGCGTCTAGCCCGTATTCTAGCAGCAAAGCAAGCTCAGATTTACTTGTAAAGGCATGGGTAAGAAGCTTTGGCTTGCAGGCAACTATAAGCAACTGCTCTAATAACTACGGCCCCATGCAACACATAGAAAAGATGATTCCCCGTCAAATTACTAATATTTTAAGTGATATTAAGCCAAAGTTGTATGGTACGGGCGAACAAGTGCGCGATTGGATACACGTAGACGACCACAACGCAGCAGTACATACCATTCTAGAAAAAGGAAAATTAGGAGAATTGTACCTAATAGGTGCCAACGGCGAACAAAACAACAAAACCATTTTTGAAATGTTACTAGAGCTTATGGGCAAACCAAAAGACTGGTACGATCACGTAAATGACCGCCCCGGTCACGACCAACGCTACGCCATAGATAGCACCAAGTTGCAGGCAGAACTAGGCTGGGAGCCAAAATACACGAACCTTAAAGAAGGTTTGCAAGCTACCATAGATTGGTACACCAACAACAAACCTTGGTGGCAAGCAGAAAAAGCCAAAGTAGAAGCCGCCTACGCCCAGAAAGGCCAATAA
- a CDS encoding NUDIX domain-containing protein: MIIDNPEEVLDLVNEHDVVVGTILRAEVPQLAATSKGFVRAVGVFLQNSKKQLFVPARSLHKKLLPGAYDFSAAGHVASGQSYIEAAVQETAEELNIQLNTSSFRLIGTLAPLNGIPYFNHIFIVEYEETPLYNKEDFYKAEWLYPEELIESIKSGHPAKQVILPALKLL; encoded by the coding sequence ATGATTATAGATAACCCAGAAGAAGTATTAGACCTTGTTAACGAACACGATGTAGTCGTAGGTACCATACTAAGAGCGGAGGTACCGCAATTAGCAGCTACCAGCAAGGGCTTCGTTAGGGCTGTAGGTGTATTTTTACAAAACTCTAAAAAACAACTATTTGTTCCAGCAAGGTCATTGCATAAAAAGCTACTACCTGGCGCATACGACTTTAGTGCAGCTGGTCACGTAGCTAGTGGCCAGTCTTATATAGAAGCTGCAGTCCAAGAAACAGCAGAAGAACTGAATATACAATTAAACACCAGCTCATTTAGGTTAATTGGTACTCTAGCGCCATTAAATGGCATACCCTACTTTAACCATATTTTTATCGTGGAATACGAAGAAACCCCCTTATACAATAAAGAAGATTTTTACAAAGCAGAGTGGCTATACCCAGAAGAATTAATCGAAAGTATTAAATCAGGCCACCCAGCAAAACAAGTAATATTACCCGCACTTAAGCTCTTATAG
- a CDS encoding NUDIX hydrolase, with protein sequence MADWQKLSSKIVYENRWLIVYEDQVITPAGNESIYGYMRYRCDVVYVVAIDAHQNTFLTLQQRYPTGKTNWECPAGFIENETVESAAKRELLEETGMQADSIKIMSTVDIANGVAAIKNNVCLAKDLKKVTNKLDPVDGIIATKKVPLAKVYDMIINREIVCSQSIAAFYMAGKYLESKDKEQ encoded by the coding sequence ATGGCAGATTGGCAAAAACTTAGCTCTAAGATAGTGTATGAAAACCGCTGGTTAATAGTGTACGAAGACCAAGTAATCACCCCTGCCGGCAACGAATCAATATACGGCTATATGCGCTATAGGTGTGATGTAGTGTATGTTGTTGCCATAGATGCACATCAAAACACCTTTCTAACTTTGCAGCAGCGCTATCCAACAGGCAAAACTAATTGGGAATGCCCTGCTGGTTTTATAGAAAACGAAACTGTAGAATCAGCTGCCAAACGCGAATTGCTAGAAGAAACAGGCATGCAGGCCGATTCTATAAAGATTATGAGTACGGTTGATATCGCAAATGGTGTAGCAGCAATAAAAAATAATGTTTGTTTAGCTAAAGACCTAAAAAAGGTAACTAACAAGCTAGATCCAGTAGACGGCATAATTGCTACAAAAAAAGTGCCCTTAGCTAAAGTTTATGACATGATTATAAATAGAGAAATTGTATGCTCGCAAAGCATAGCCGCCTTTTATATGGCCGGTAAGTATTTAGAAAGTAAAGATAAGGAGCAATAG
- a CDS encoding NAD(P)-dependent oxidoreductase → MNNAKILVTGGNGQLGNALKQYFPSAEYVDLDEFNISDPEVYKNKDWSQYQAIINAAAYTNVDGAESPEGRVIAWQANANALAYMAQVAAANNLTIVHVSSDYVFDGTKVPHKEDEHFSPLSVYGASKAAGDLAISTIHNHYILRTSWVVGKGKNFVKTMKELAEKGVEPKVVNDQRGRLTFAEDLAGAISHLLTTKQPFGTYNFTNSGPIVSWADIAKLTYEKTGHNPNDVTGVSTVDYYAGKEGIAPRPLLSELDLTKITNTGLTPRDWQTTLNNYIEELNDE, encoded by the coding sequence ATGAATAACGCCAAAATACTAGTAACCGGTGGCAATGGCCAACTGGGCAATGCATTAAAGCAATACTTTCCGTCTGCAGAGTATGTAGACTTAGACGAATTTAATATTAGCGACCCAGAAGTATATAAAAACAAAGATTGGTCACAGTATCAGGCTATTATAAATGCGGCCGCTTACACTAATGTAGACGGTGCAGAATCGCCAGAAGGCCGTGTAATCGCCTGGCAGGCCAACGCAAACGCACTTGCCTATATGGCGCAAGTAGCCGCGGCCAACAACCTAACCATTGTGCATGTTTCTAGTGACTATGTATTTGATGGTACAAAAGTACCACACAAAGAAGACGAGCATTTTAGCCCATTAAGCGTATATGGTGCCAGCAAAGCCGCAGGTGACCTTGCAATATCAACAATCCACAACCACTACATATTGCGCACTAGTTGGGTTGTGGGCAAAGGCAAAAACTTCGTAAAAACCATGAAAGAACTAGCAGAAAAAGGTGTCGAGCCAAAAGTAGTTAACGACCAACGTGGCCGTCTTACCTTTGCAGAAGATCTTGCAGGTGCTATTAGCCACCTACTTACCACCAAACAACCTTTTGGTACATATAATTTTACTAATAGCGGGCCTATTGTATCTTGGGCAGATATTGCCAAACTTACCTATGAAAAAACAGGTCATAATCCAAATGACGTAACTGGTGTATCTACTGTAGACTATTACGCAGGCAAAGAGGGCATTGCCCCCCGCCCACTACTAAGCGAACTAGACCTCACCAAAATAACCAACACGGGCCTTACCCCACGCGACTGGCAAACCACTCTAAATAACTACATAGAAGAACTCAATGACGAATAA
- a CDS encoding NUDIX hydrolase, which yields MSLQRKKLSSRIVYKNPWIKIHEDTTITPSGNKGIYGYLESRDSCMIVAVNEKQQIFLVYSYRYPSKSYGWELPGGGGDNQDLLTASKRELEEETGIIANNWEVLGSAYVCNGFMTEKMAVYLASDLSFAGKKEDSDETFEDMRFFSREKISKMIQNGDINDCQTLAGLQYYETWLQDKDTN from the coding sequence GTGTCCCTGCAAAGAAAAAAGTTATCATCTAGAATTGTGTATAAAAACCCCTGGATTAAAATACACGAAGACACAACTATCACACCTAGTGGCAATAAAGGTATCTACGGATATTTAGAATCAAGAGATTCTTGCATGATAGTAGCCGTAAATGAAAAACAACAAATCTTTTTAGTCTACAGCTATCGGTACCCGTCTAAATCTTACGGCTGGGAGTTACCTGGCGGTGGCGGAGACAACCAAGATTTATTAACTGCTTCTAAGCGCGAACTAGAAGAAGAAACTGGGATAATTGCCAATAATTGGGAGGTCTTAGGGTCGGCATATGTTTGCAACGGGTTTATGACAGAAAAAATGGCAGTATATCTAGCCAGCGACTTGAGCTTTGCCGGTAAAAAAGAAGATTCTGACGAAACATTTGAAGACATGCGTTTTTTCTCTCGTGAAAAAATTAGCAAAATGATACAAAATGGTGATATTAATGATTGCCAAACCCTTGCTGGTTTGCAATATTATGAAACTTGGCTACAAGATAAGGATACAAACTAA
- a CDS encoding dTDP-4-dehydrorhamnose 3,5-epimerase family protein, producing the protein MANLATTEFTAHQTSIPGLLFFDVTQVDDARGFFQEKYQKAKLVAGGMPESFNVVQNSLSYNKQAGVTRGFHAEPWDKYISVVKGKVFGAWVDLRKGETFGNVETYEINPNTAVFLPKGVANAFQTLEPDTYYLYSVNAHWSADNYEKYCFVNLKESSFGIKWPINLDTAIINDRDTQHPLLKDVSPMEVEV; encoded by the coding sequence ATGGCAAACCTTGCAACAACAGAGTTCACCGCACATCAAACATCAATACCTGGCTTACTATTTTTTGACGTAACACAGGTTGATGATGCTCGTGGGTTTTTTCAAGAAAAATATCAAAAAGCAAAACTGGTTGCAGGAGGCATGCCCGAATCTTTTAACGTTGTACAAAATAGCCTATCTTACAATAAGCAAGCTGGTGTAACACGTGGTTTTCATGCCGAACCATGGGATAAATACATTTCTGTTGTAAAAGGCAAAGTATTTGGCGCGTGGGTAGATTTACGCAAAGGAGAAACGTTTGGCAACGTAGAGACTTATGAAATAAACCCTAATACAGCTGTGTTCTTGCCCAAAGGTGTCGCAAACGCTTTTCAAACCCTAGAACCTGATACTTACTATTTGTATAGCGTCAATGCTCATTGGAGCGCAGATAATTACGAAAAATACTGTTTTGTTAATTTAAAAGAATCTTCATTTGGCATAAAATGGCCAATTAATTTAGATACAGCAATAATTAATGACCGTGACACACAACATCCACTGTTAAAAGATGTCTCGCCAATGGAGGTTGAAGTATGA
- a CDS encoding PIN domain-containing protein — translation MIIDTNVYSALDRADPVVLQMLAGAPMAYIPIIVLGELRYGFTKGSRTSDNEIRLKRFISLDTVETIYLTDQTAKVYGELSVLCSKKGRALSNNDVWIAALALENDMPLVTFDKDFEVFADVLGDGLIIL, via the coding sequence ATGATAATTGATACCAATGTCTATAGCGCGCTAGATAGAGCTGACCCAGTTGTGCTGCAAATGCTTGCTGGCGCACCCATGGCGTATATACCAATAATTGTTTTGGGTGAACTAAGGTATGGTTTTACTAAAGGCTCAAGGACTTCAGATAACGAAATTAGACTAAAGCGTTTTATATCTCTTGATACTGTAGAGACTATTTATTTAACAGACCAAACAGCAAAAGTATATGGAGAGCTTTCTGTTCTATGTTCAAAAAAAGGGCGAGCATTAAGCAATAATGATGTTTGGATTGCAGCTTTAGCTTTAGAAAACGATATGCCACTGGTTACTTTTGATAAAGATTTTGAAGTATTTGCCGATGTTTTAGGTGATGGGCTAATAATATTGTGA